Proteins co-encoded in one Mycobacterium mantenii genomic window:
- a CDS encoding dihydroorotase — MSVLLRGVRLYGEGDRVDVLVDSPGFEGQIADIGAGLDFPDTADVIDATDHVLLPGLVDLHTHLREPGREYAEDIETGSAAAALGGYTAVFAMANTNPVADSPVVTDHVWHRGQQVGLVDVHPVGAVTVGLAGKELTEMGMMAAGAAQVRMFSDDGICVHDPLVMRRALEYATGLDVLIAQHAEEPRLTVGAVAHEGPTAARLGLAGWPRAAEESIVARDALLARDAGARVHICHASTAGTVEIVKWAKKQGISITAEVTPHHLMLDDSRLANYDGQNRVNPPLREAADAVALRQALADGVIDCVATDHAPHAEHEKCVEFSAARPGMLGLQTALSIVVQTMVIPGLLTWRDAARVMSENPARIARLPDHGRPLEAGEPANLTVVDPTASWTVAGSDLASRSANTPYEAMTLPATVTATLLRGKVTARDGKCPA, encoded by the coding sequence GTGAGCGTGCTGCTGCGCGGGGTTCGGTTGTACGGCGAGGGCGATCGCGTCGACGTGCTGGTCGACAGCCCCGGTTTTGAAGGCCAGATCGCCGACATCGGCGCCGGCCTCGACTTTCCCGACACGGCGGACGTGATCGATGCCACCGATCACGTCCTGCTTCCCGGCCTGGTGGACTTACACACCCATCTGCGCGAACCGGGGCGCGAATACGCCGAGGACATCGAAACCGGGTCGGCCGCAGCGGCTTTGGGTGGCTACACCGCGGTGTTCGCAATGGCCAATACCAACCCGGTCGCCGACAGTCCGGTGGTCACCGACCACGTCTGGCATCGCGGCCAGCAGGTCGGCCTGGTCGACGTGCACCCGGTGGGCGCCGTCACCGTCGGGTTAGCCGGTAAGGAGCTCACCGAGATGGGCATGATGGCGGCCGGGGCGGCGCAGGTGCGGATGTTCTCCGACGACGGCATCTGCGTGCACGACCCGCTGGTGATGCGCCGCGCGCTGGAATACGCCACCGGGTTGGACGTGCTCATCGCCCAGCACGCCGAGGAACCCCGGCTGACCGTCGGCGCCGTCGCCCACGAAGGGCCCACCGCCGCTCGGCTGGGCCTGGCGGGATGGCCCCGGGCGGCCGAGGAATCGATCGTCGCCCGCGACGCGCTGCTGGCCCGCGACGCCGGCGCCCGGGTGCACATCTGCCACGCTTCCACGGCGGGCACCGTCGAGATCGTGAAATGGGCCAAGAAGCAGGGAATCTCGATCACCGCCGAGGTCACGCCGCACCACCTGATGCTCGATGACAGCAGGCTGGCCAATTATGACGGACAAAACCGCGTCAACCCGCCGCTGCGCGAAGCGGCCGACGCGGTGGCGCTGCGCCAGGCGCTGGCCGACGGCGTCATCGACTGTGTGGCCACCGATCACGCCCCGCACGCCGAGCACGAGAAGTGCGTGGAGTTCTCCGCGGCGCGTCCCGGCATGCTGGGCCTGCAGACCGCGCTGTCGATCGTGGTGCAGACCATGGTCATCCCGGGCCTGTTGACCTGGCGGGACGCCGCCCGGGTGATGAGCGAAAATCCCGCCCGCATCGCGCGCCTGCCCGATCATGGGCGGCCGCTGGAAGCGGGGGAGCCGGCCAACCTCACGGTGGTGGACCCGACGGCCTCCTGGACCGTCGCCGGGTCGGACCTGGC